Proteins encoded in a region of the Lysobacterales bacterium genome:
- a CDS encoding MarR family transcriptional regulator/GNAT family N-acetyltransferase has protein sequence MEYISSLGLVALGSRLRAVSERVYAVADDVYRALGLKLQARWLPVLRILNDRGALTVGEIAQAVGQTHSAVSQLAQRLLALDWISVELDATDGRVRRLSITPKAQAELRRAKPYWRAIEDVYAAHCHAHGVDLLHALTVFERVITPTLAEEVLARGAGAARDALRIVPYAPALAPHFLRLNEAWLRRYFYVEEIDHRVLSNPEPEILARGGSILFAMLGDDVVGTCALLPDAAKSYELTKMAVDESRQGLGIGRALLEAAIAEFRRRGGRRLFLETNSKLIPALRLYESLGFERQPSIKPDSHYARADVYMVWRDPQHGPATRRSPRKAKPARKAKPDGRSA, from the coding sequence ATGGAATACATCTCCAGCCTGGGCTTGGTCGCCCTGGGTAGCCGACTTCGGGCGGTCAGCGAGCGTGTCTATGCCGTTGCGGACGACGTGTATCGGGCGCTGGGTTTGAAGCTTCAAGCGCGCTGGCTGCCGGTGTTGCGGATCCTCAACGACCGTGGGGCGCTGACCGTGGGAGAGATCGCCCAGGCCGTCGGCCAAACGCATTCCGCCGTGAGTCAACTCGCGCAGCGGCTGCTTGCCTTGGATTGGATTTCGGTTGAACTCGACGCCACGGACGGACGCGTGCGCCGGCTGTCCATCACTCCGAAGGCGCAGGCTGAACTGCGCAGGGCGAAGCCGTACTGGCGCGCCATCGAGGACGTCTACGCCGCGCACTGCCACGCGCATGGCGTCGACCTGCTGCATGCGCTGACGGTGTTCGAGCGGGTGATCACGCCGACGCTCGCCGAGGAAGTGCTCGCGCGCGGCGCCGGAGCCGCCCGCGACGCACTGCGGATCGTGCCCTACGCGCCCGCGCTCGCGCCGCATTTCCTTCGGCTCAACGAAGCTTGGCTGCGTCGATACTTCTATGTCGAGGAAATCGACCACCGCGTGCTGTCCAACCCGGAGCCCGAGATCCTCGCCCGAGGCGGCAGCATCCTGTTCGCGATGCTCGGCGACGATGTGGTGGGCACCTGCGCGCTGCTGCCGGATGCGGCTAAATCCTACGAACTCACCAAGATGGCCGTGGACGAGTCGCGCCAGGGGCTGGGTATCGGCCGCGCGCTGCTGGAGGCGGCGATCGCCGAGTTCCGCCGCCGCGGCGGCCGGAGACTGTTTCTCGAGACCAACAGCAAGCTCATTCCGGCCCTGCGGCTTTACGAGAGTCTTGGGTTCGAGCGGCAGCCCTCGATCAAGCCCGATTCGCACTACGCCCGAGCCGATGTCTACATGGTCTGGCGTGATCCGCAGCATGGCCCGGCCACGCGTCGCAGCCCGCGCAAGGCCAAGCCTGCACGCAAGGCCAAGCCCGATGGTCGGAGTGCTTGA